From one Pontibacillus sp. HMF3514 genomic stretch:
- a CDS encoding bacteriocin immunity protein produces the protein MNIVINGKVESMRKKLEVDELVYLVEKICKAEGTEGEIEEAISDLENNVPHPSVTDLIFYNNEEMTPKEIVEQALAYKPISF, from the coding sequence TTGAACATTGTAATTAATGGAAAGGTTGAAAGTATGAGAAAAAAATTAGAGGTAGATGAATTAGTTTATTTAGTTGAAAAGATATGTAAGGCAGAAGGTACAGAGGGTGAAATAGAAGAAGCGATAAGTGATTTGGAAAATAATGTACCTCATCCCTCAGTAACTGATCTAATATTTTACAACAATGAAGAGATGACTCCAAAAGAGATTGTTGAACAAGCATTAGCATATAAACCAATTAGCTTTTAG
- a CDS encoding glycosyltransferase family 2 protein, whose product MNGKLISFILPSFNEEENIPLIFESIDKDISHLDYQYEFIFIDDGSSDQTLAAIQDLANKHLHVKYISFTRNFGKEAALLAGLQKARGDAVIILDADMQHPSYLIPEMLEGFEEGYGQVVACRNRDGESPARKTLSTMYYKFVNKLVDVKLKNGVGDFRLLSRSVVNDILKLSEGNRFSKGLFSWVGYEEKVIHYDNVSRNAGDSKWSFGKLLNYAIDGLVSFNTKPLRICLYVGLLILMLSLSYITFIFIQIIRNGIEVPGYFSVISSILFLGGVQLVSLGVIGEYIGRIYNEVKDRPHYLIKETNVHESKNQITQ is encoded by the coding sequence ATGAATGGAAAGCTAATTTCTTTTATTCTTCCTTCCTTTAACGAAGAAGAAAATATCCCACTAATTTTTGAGTCTATTGATAAAGACATTTCTCATCTTGACTACCAATATGAATTTATTTTTATAGATGATGGAAGCTCAGATCAAACGTTAGCTGCCATTCAAGACCTTGCAAATAAACACCTGCATGTAAAATATATCTCATTTACTAGAAATTTTGGGAAAGAAGCTGCTTTGCTGGCGGGTTTACAGAAAGCTCGAGGAGATGCTGTTATTATTTTAGATGCCGATATGCAACATCCGAGCTATCTTATTCCAGAGATGCTTGAAGGTTTTGAAGAGGGGTATGGCCAGGTGGTTGCCTGTCGTAATCGTGATGGGGAATCCCCTGCAAGAAAAACTCTTTCAACAATGTATTATAAATTTGTGAACAAGCTCGTAGATGTGAAATTGAAAAACGGGGTTGGAGATTTTCGGTTATTAAGCCGAAGTGTTGTGAATGATATTTTGAAATTAAGTGAAGGGAATCGTTTTTCAAAAGGCTTATTTTCCTGGGTAGGGTATGAAGAAAAGGTTATTCACTATGATAACGTATCACGTAATGCAGGAGATTCGAAGTGGTCGTTTGGAAAATTATTAAACTATGCTATTGATGGGTTAGTGTCCTTTAACACAAAACCCCTTCGAATTTGCTTATACGTAGGACTTCTTATATTAATGCTATCGTTAAGTTACATTACCTTCATATTTATACAAATTATAAGAAACGGGATCGAGGTGCCAGGCTACTTTAGTGTGATCTCTTCCATTCTCTTTCTTGGTGGTGTCCAGTTGGTCAGCTTAGGCGTAATTGGAGAATATATAGGTCGTATTTATAATGAAGTAAAAGATCGTCCACATTATCTAATAAAGGAAACGAATGTACATGAATCTAAAAATCAAATCACTCAATAA
- a CDS encoding IS3 family transposase (programmed frameshift), whose product MGRRKRYTSEFKSKIVLEILKEEKSISEISSEHGIHVNQLRQWRKAALEQMPQIFETNNKKVDQMKEEYENQIENLYAEVGRLTTQLSWLKKKNLALKTRAERVSMIDWEGSDLSIKAQAELLSLNRTSLYYKPVEPSPEELMIKHKIDEIYTKYPFFGSRRIKEFLKNEKIFVNRKTVQGHMREMGIAGISPGPNLSKRNQQHRIYPYLLRGLAITHPNHVWGIDITYIRLEKNWMYLVAIIDWYSRYVISWELDQTLEMDFVLETVNRALSNHQPIILNSDQGSHFTSPQYTDLLKENDIKISMDGKGRALDNIITERLWRTVKYEEVYLKDYTSPREARNEINSFLHFYNQERPHQSLGYQPPATVFSQS is encoded by the exons ATGGGTAGAAGAAAAAGATATACATCAGAATTTAAATCCAAAATCGTGCTAGAAATCTTAAAAGAAGAGAAATCCATTTCCGAGATCTCTTCTGAACATGGAATTCATGTGAATCAACTACGCCAATGGCGGAAAGCAGCACTGGAACAAATGCCACAAATCTTTGAGACCAATAATAAGAAAGTGGATCAGATGAAAGAGGAGTATGAAAACCAAATTGAGAACCTATACGCCGAAGTAGGTCGTTTAACCACGCAGTTGTCGTGGCTTAA AAAAAAAAATCTGGCATTAAAGACTAGAGCTGAACGAGTCTCCATGATCGATTGGGAAGGCTCTGACCTCTCCATTAAAGCGCAAGCAGAATTACTCAGCTTAAATCGAACCAGTCTTTATTATAAGCCTGTGGAGCCTTCACCTGAGGAGTTGATGATTAAGCATAAGATTGATGAAATCTACACTAAATATCCGTTTTTTGGATCCAGGCGAATCAAGGAGTTTCTTAAAAACGAAAAGATTTTCGTTAATCGAAAAACTGTGCAAGGTCATATGCGAGAAATGGGTATCGCTGGTATTTCACCTGGTCCAAACCTCAGTAAAAGGAATCAGCAGCATCGCATTTATCCTTATTTACTCAGAGGTCTGGCCATCACGCACCCCAATCACGTTTGGGGGATTGATATTACCTATATTCGATTAGAGAAAAACTGGATGTATTTAGTCGCAATCATAGACTGGTATTCTCGGTATGTAATCAGTTGGGAACTGGATCAAACACTTGAAATGGACTTTGTATTAGAAACTGTTAATAGGGCGCTATCTAATCATCAACCGATTATTTTAAACAGCGATCAGGGAAGCCATTTTACGAGCCCGCAATATACAGATTTACTTAAGGAAAACGATATTAAAATCAGTATGGATGGGAAAGGGCGAGCCCTTGATAATATTATTACTGAGCGACTCTGGCGAACAGTCAAGTATGAAGAAGTCTATTTAAAAGATTATACGAGCCCGAGAGAAGCCCGCAATGAGATTAATAGTTTTTTACATTTTTACAACCAAGAACGCCCTCACCAATCTTTAGGCTATCAACCCCCTGCCACTGTTTTTAGCCAATCTTAG
- a CDS encoding serine hydrolase translates to MLLKHDYTNLFEDVHTHVKESAEKLGASGSALFIIQNDKVVTESYFGKQSHATNARKVQADTQFHIASVRKAYIGFAAAYAIYHGYISIDDPIQHFVEDSHLSAYEGVTIRHLLTHTHRLNIVDGELVSDYYPGESWAYRGPSIDLLTSIILKTTGQSVADIVKEQVFDPVGFQSTEWIKMSQPHPKITNTIRDTDNIYWTETDVVDGSGMNMYVSAKELALWGYLHLKEGKWGDQQIIPREIIQLATSIQTPNPKLPIHKNGCLWFVKDTNHSFNQIGDAVPKGSYQLLGYTNVALLVIPEENLVAVRMFNRYGSSEGFDYLNDIRSFGDTVYKCSKQTSTM, encoded by the coding sequence TTGCTATTAAAACATGATTACACAAACTTGTTTGAGGATGTACATACTCATGTAAAAGAAAGTGCTGAAAAATTAGGAGCAAGTGGTAGCGCCCTTTTTATTATCCAAAATGACAAAGTCGTAACAGAGTCTTATTTTGGTAAACAGTCACACGCTACAAATGCTCGAAAGGTTCAAGCAGACACCCAATTCCATATTGCCTCTGTAAGGAAGGCTTATATCGGTTTTGCAGCTGCTTACGCGATTTACCATGGCTATATTTCCATTGATGATCCGATTCAGCATTTCGTTGAAGATTCTCATTTATCCGCATATGAAGGGGTGACAATTCGTCATTTATTAACTCACACACATAGATTAAATATAGTTGATGGCGAATTAGTTAGTGACTATTATCCTGGTGAATCATGGGCGTACCGAGGTCCTAGCATTGATTTGTTGACAAGCATTATCCTAAAAACAACAGGACAATCCGTTGCTGATATTGTGAAAGAGCAAGTGTTTGATCCGGTCGGTTTCCAATCAACGGAATGGATTAAGATGAGTCAGCCTCACCCAAAAATTACAAACACCATCCGAGATACTGATAACATCTATTGGACTGAAACTGATGTGGTAGATGGTTCTGGAATGAATATGTATGTGTCTGCCAAAGAGCTTGCGTTGTGGGGCTACCTTCATTTAAAAGAAGGAAAATGGGGAGATCAACAGATTATTCCAAGAGAAATCATTCAATTGGCAACATCAATACAAACTCCTAACCCGAAACTTCCTATTCATAAGAATGGATGTTTATGGTTTGTAAAAGACACGAATCATAGCTTTAACCAAATAGGTGATGCAGTACCAAAGGGTTCCTATCAATTACTTGGCTACACAAATGTAGCTCTGCTAGTCATCCCAGAGGAGAACCTAGTAGCAGTAAGAATGTTTAATCGGTATGGTTCCTCAGAAGGATTCGATTATCTTAACGATATTCGCTCTTTTGGCGACACTGTTTATAAATGTTCCAAACAGACAAGTACAATGTAA
- the istA gene encoding IS21 family transposase encodes MKKLEKVVYVHQLKNEGFSISAIARKCDLTRNTVYTYLEKDFEAAMEWVEDLKTRKRKLDPYETHILNWLREHPDLSASQIADWLDERCSFKDIGESTVRTYVKELREKYHIPKVLDSRTFEALQELPKGKQMQVDFGELKVRTSKGSTIKLYVIAFVLSHSRYKYAEWQERPFTTKDVLRCHENAFQYYGGRTEEIVYDQDKLMTVSENGGDIIYTEEFQAYKENRRFNVYLCKKSDPQSKGKIENVVKFVKGNFGRNRVFHQIETWNEQCLAWLERKGNFQVHNTIKKRPVEVFALEKPHLREVSSLLSFESDLGSSITRTKVDPFVKTRNLNF; translated from the coding sequence GTGAAGAAGTTGGAAAAGGTTGTGTATGTACATCAATTGAAAAATGAAGGGTTTAGTATATCAGCCATTGCACGTAAATGTGATTTAACAAGAAATACCGTTTATACATATTTGGAAAAAGATTTTGAAGCAGCTATGGAGTGGGTTGAAGATTTAAAAACAAGAAAAAGGAAACTGGATCCTTATGAAACACATATCTTGAACTGGCTTAGAGAGCATCCTGATCTTTCAGCCTCTCAAATCGCTGATTGGTTGGATGAGCGTTGCTCATTCAAAGATATAGGAGAAAGTACTGTTCGAACTTATGTAAAAGAGTTACGAGAAAAATACCACATTCCAAAGGTGCTGGACAGTCGAACATTTGAAGCTCTGCAAGAATTACCTAAGGGTAAACAAATGCAAGTCGACTTTGGAGAATTAAAAGTAAGGACATCTAAAGGATCAACAATTAAGCTTTACGTCATTGCGTTTGTCCTATCCCATTCTCGTTATAAATACGCAGAATGGCAAGAGCGTCCATTTACTACAAAAGATGTTTTAAGGTGTCATGAAAATGCATTTCAATATTACGGTGGTCGAACTGAAGAAATCGTTTATGACCAGGATAAACTGATGACAGTGAGTGAAAATGGAGGAGACATTATCTATACAGAAGAGTTCCAAGCTTATAAAGAGAATCGGAGATTCAATGTGTATTTATGTAAGAAATCTGATCCTCAGTCCAAAGGGAAAATTGAAAATGTCGTCAAGTTTGTGAAAGGGAACTTTGGAAGAAATCGTGTTTTCCATCAAATCGAAACATGGAATGAACAATGTCTTGCTTGGTTAGAGAGAAAAGGGAATTTCCAAGTGCATAATACAATAAAAAAGAGACCAGTCGAAGTGTTCGCCCTGGAAAAGCCACACTTACGAGAAGTCTCCTCACTACTCTCTTTCGAGAGTGACCTTGGTTCAAGTATAACAAGAACTAAGGTGGACCCTTTCGTCAAGACACGGAATTTGAATTTTTAA
- the istB gene encoding IS21-like element helper ATPase IstB has product MRGSVEHLQQQFHQLRMSETSKELPAFLRKAESHSWTYQEFLHELLSYEEKRREEKMIEKHLKWAKFPFEKSIHEFNLNEQPSLSKRQLKQLQELTWIEQSFNLIFLGPPGVGKTHLAIGLGLEAVQQGHRVSFISMGELVPLLKTEEYIRKSQLRLKRIREADLVIIDDLMYMAMDQHEANLFFHLVNHLYERSSIVLTSNKGPEEWGELLGDQGITTAILDRLLHRSEIIHLNGDSHRIKHRESLF; this is encoded by the coding sequence ATGAGAGGATCTGTTGAACATCTACAACAACAATTTCATCAATTACGAATGTCAGAAACATCAAAGGAGCTCCCTGCTTTCCTTCGAAAAGCAGAATCCCATTCTTGGACCTATCAAGAATTTTTACATGAACTATTAAGTTATGAAGAAAAACGACGTGAAGAAAAGATGATTGAAAAGCATTTAAAATGGGCTAAGTTCCCTTTTGAAAAAAGCATTCATGAATTCAATCTTAATGAACAGCCGTCTCTAAGTAAACGACAACTAAAACAACTACAAGAACTTACTTGGATAGAACAGTCATTTAATTTAATCTTTCTTGGACCGCCAGGAGTAGGCAAGACCCATTTGGCCATCGGTCTTGGCTTAGAGGCCGTTCAACAAGGACATCGGGTTTCATTTATCTCTATGGGAGAGTTGGTCCCTTTATTAAAAACAGAAGAATATATTCGAAAATCGCAACTTCGCTTGAAGCGAATTCGAGAAGCCGATTTAGTTATTATTGATGACTTAATGTATATGGCTATGGATCAACATGAAGCTAACCTGTTTTTCCATTTAGTTAATCATTTATATGAACGAAGTTCCATTGTATTAACATCAAATAAAGGACCTGAAGAGTGGGGAGAATTACTGGGAGACCAAGGAATTACTACGGCGATCTTAGATCGCCTCCTCCATCGTTCTGAAATCATTCATTTAAATGGAGATAGTCATCGAATTAAACATCGTGAATCTCTGTTTTAA
- a CDS encoding IS110 family transposase — MIYLGIDIGKHHHEAGLINEKGDSIGKTLRFANTKKGSEKLLNFLNQHQVTPENCACGMEATGHYWLSLFSFLHQLGFKVTAFNPMQSDALRNFYIRKTKTDMKDAYLIAQVIRIDSPEATPFVQEDLLQLRHLERLRYALVDQSSDVKRKVIALLDQVFPEYEKVFSDVFGLSSTEILLNYTLPEDLLDIDTDKLADVLYRVSKGRYGITRARWKAEHLKESAQNTFGISIGSDAFKTQIHLLLEQIALFEKQLAQIEEELSELSNRQHHYLTTITGVSDITAAVILGEIGSIDRFEQPKQLVAFAGLDASVHQSGEFTGSNMKISKRGSPYLRRAIWQAAFVASFNDPALSLYYQKLRKRGKVHGTAVGAVARKLTHIIFAILRDQKPYEPRPQINDE, encoded by the coding sequence ATGATTTATCTTGGTATTGATATTGGAAAGCATCATCATGAGGCTGGATTGATCAATGAAAAAGGGGATTCTATCGGAAAAACTTTACGCTTTGCCAATACTAAAAAAGGCAGCGAAAAACTTCTTAATTTCTTAAATCAACACCAGGTTACACCTGAAAATTGTGCTTGTGGTATGGAAGCCACAGGTCACTATTGGTTATCTCTCTTTTCTTTCCTTCATCAACTTGGGTTTAAAGTAACGGCTTTTAATCCTATGCAGTCTGATGCACTACGTAATTTTTATATTCGTAAAACCAAAACAGATATGAAAGATGCGTATTTAATTGCTCAAGTTATCCGTATTGACTCTCCAGAAGCGACTCCTTTTGTTCAAGAAGATCTACTTCAACTCAGACACCTCGAGAGACTACGTTATGCTTTGGTAGACCAAAGTTCAGATGTTAAGCGTAAAGTTATCGCTTTACTAGATCAGGTTTTTCCTGAATATGAGAAAGTGTTTTCTGATGTTTTCGGGCTATCTTCCACAGAAATTCTACTAAACTATACATTACCAGAAGACCTTTTAGACATTGATACTGACAAGCTGGCAGATGTGCTTTACCGCGTGAGTAAAGGACGTTATGGAATTACAAGAGCTCGATGGAAAGCTGAACATCTGAAGGAAAGTGCTCAAAATACCTTCGGTATTTCAATAGGTTCAGATGCATTTAAAACGCAGATCCATCTTCTACTGGAACAAATAGCTCTATTTGAAAAACAATTGGCTCAAATAGAGGAAGAGTTAAGTGAGCTCTCGAATCGTCAACATCATTATTTAACCACCATAACAGGCGTGAGTGATATCACAGCTGCAGTCATTTTAGGTGAAATTGGTTCCATTGATCGCTTCGAGCAACCTAAACAATTAGTCGCCTTTGCAGGCCTGGATGCTTCCGTGCACCAATCAGGTGAATTTACTGGCTCGAATATGAAGATTTCAAAAAGAGGTTCACCATACCTTAGACGAGCTATTTGGCAAGCAGCATTTGTGGCTAGTTTTAATGATCCTGCCCTATCCCTTTATTATCAGAAATTAAGAAAACGTGGAAAAGTTCACGGTACTGCAGTAGGGGCCGTAGCTCGTAAATTAACACACATCATATTTGCGATTTTAAGAGATCAAAAACCCTATGAACCACGCCCTCAAATAAACGATGAGTAA
- a CDS encoding DinB family protein, with protein sequence MNKFKKVIINHHLESIQFVKSLDCLSEKEWRTQIEDNKWTIAEIIGHFKPWDEFVIHKRLPYLFSDSALPKGPNSENLNTESASISREQSKEATINEFISIREKLYKAINIIPDQQWEKKFSIGETELSLYEYLNGLAKHDIHHFEQIKKVLNRNDKMFERKQQT encoded by the coding sequence TTGAATAAATTTAAAAAAGTAATTATTAATCATCATTTAGAATCAATACAATTTGTAAAATCTTTAGATTGTTTAAGTGAAAAGGAATGGCGAACTCAGATTGAAGATAATAAATGGACTATTGCAGAAATTATTGGTCATTTCAAGCCTTGGGATGAGTTTGTAATTCATAAACGCTTACCTTATTTATTTTCAGATAGTGCTCTTCCAAAAGGACCAAATTCTGAAAATTTGAATACAGAATCAGCCTCTATTAGTAGAGAGCAAAGCAAAGAAGCTACTATAAATGAGTTTATCTCTATAAGAGAAAAGCTTTATAAGGCAATAAACATAATTCCTGATCAGCAATGGGAGAAAAAGTTTTCAATAGGAGAAACTGAGCTCTCTTTGTATGAATACTTAAATGGTTTGGCAAAACATGATATTCATCATTTTGAACAAATCAAAAAAGTGTTAAATAGAAATGATAAAATGTTCGAAAGGAAGCAACAAACCTAG